The following coding sequences lie in one Miscanthus floridulus cultivar M001 chromosome 9, ASM1932011v1, whole genome shotgun sequence genomic window:
- the LOC136484401 gene encoding uncharacterized protein yields MEYMKSWMYGSLRFKASFREEVDKFIEAVEKHAATLTENKDTIICPCKDCKNLMAWTDVSIIREHLIVRGFVEDYTVWIHHNETMVVDNDDDDEEDDAETLEYLSQYSKELDVQMDPEFGNEQGGDVGGWDGNDEGGANNDGGARVADEDDFDDLEEMIHVLGPEILLKNPKDLENLKRVIEASKETMYGVEKGCPIHWTLLRFVLELIILKAK; encoded by the coding sequence atggagtacatgaagtcttggatgtatggttcgttaaggttcaaggcaagttttcgtgaagaggtggacaaatttattgaagccgtagagaagcatgcagcgacgttgacagagaataaggatacaattatttgtccctgcaaagattgcaagaaccttatggcatggacagatgtgagtaTCATTAGAGAACATTTGAttgtgcgaggatttgttgaggactacacagtgtggattcatcataatGAAACAATGGTTGTTGataatgacgacgatgatgaagaagacgacgcCGAAACCCTAGAATACCTATCCCAGTACTCAAAAGAGCTTGATGTACAAATGGatcctgagtttggcaatgaacaaggtggtgatgttggtggttgggatggtaacgatgaagggggtgccaataatgatgggggagcacgtgttgctgatgaagatgattttgatgatttggaggaaatGATTCAcgtccttggaccagagattttactaaagaacccaaaagatctagaaaatttgaaaagggtgatagaagcatcgaaggagactatgtatggtgttgaaaagggctgtccgatacattggacattgctacgttttgtgcttgagctaatcatcctgaaggctaag